A DNA window from Acinetobacter sp. 10FS3-1 contains the following coding sequences:
- a CDS encoding alpha/beta hydrolase → MGAILRYSGICLALLGGLSLAGCQSAVQNNRIIASAFNLTTGMQQKLMDRYAPETVRVHSNIVYATEQNLNLDLYQPQNVQELGPRPTVIWIHGGGWISGSKEHARGYFKLLAAQGYNVVAVQYQFAPQVVYPAQLHQINQALEFIKTYAERYQIDARQLYLAGDSAGANLASHYAALLTNPEFARQSGFRPSIQPEQLRGLILHCGIYDLESFIHQAPELKIMEWGVDNLLQAYIGDQKENTQFLQQISPIHQLSTTYPPVFISGGNKDFLTDTQSIPFVRALEAKNIPVMPVFYPESKAWLIHEYQFFMAKKESQQTFFKTIEFLHQYSL, encoded by the coding sequence ATGGGGGCTATTTTGAGGTATTCAGGAATCTGTCTGGCATTGCTTGGAGGATTGAGCCTGGCAGGCTGTCAAAGCGCGGTACAAAATAACCGGATTATTGCGAGCGCCTTTAATTTAACTACCGGCATGCAGCAAAAGTTGATGGACCGTTATGCGCCTGAAACGGTGCGGGTACACTCCAATATTGTCTATGCGACTGAGCAGAATTTAAATCTGGATTTATATCAACCACAAAATGTTCAGGAGCTTGGCCCTCGACCAACCGTTATCTGGATACATGGAGGTGGCTGGATTTCTGGCTCTAAAGAGCATGCGCGTGGTTATTTCAAACTGCTAGCAGCGCAAGGGTATAATGTGGTCGCTGTACAGTATCAGTTTGCACCCCAAGTGGTTTATCCTGCGCAATTACATCAGATTAATCAGGCGCTCGAATTTATTAAAACATATGCAGAGCGCTATCAGATTGATGCAAGACAGCTGTATCTGGCTGGAGATTCTGCGGGTGCCAATTTGGCGAGCCATTATGCTGCACTGTTAACTAATCCTGAATTTGCACGGCAGTCTGGTTTTCGTCCGAGTATTCAGCCGGAGCAGCTTAGAGGGCTGATTCTGCATTGTGGGATCTATGATCTGGAAAGCTTTATTCATCAGGCACCTGAACTCAAAATCATGGAGTGGGGTGTAGATAATCTGTTACAAGCCTATATCGGGGATCAAAAAGAGAATACACAATTTCTTCAGCAGATTTCCCCCATTCATCAGCTCTCGACTACGTATCCACCTGTTTTTATTAGTGGGGGAAATAAGGACTTTTTGACCGATACCCAGTCCATTCCGTTTGTACGCGCACTCGAAGCCAAAAATATTCCTGTGATGCCCGTCTTTTATCCAGAATCTAAGGCTTGGCTGATTCATGAATATCAGTTTTTTATGGCCAAGAAAGAAAGCCAGCAGACTTTTTTCAAGACCATTGAGTTTTTACATCAGTATTCTTTGTGA
- a CDS encoding benzoate/H(+) symporter BenE family transporter, which yields MSKLLQDFSLPAVIAGFMTCMIGISVSAVLVIEAAQSLGASPAQISSWLWALGIGIGLSGFLLSWKYKYPISTAWSTAGLALIIASNGHYSLAEAIGAFLVCGLLVAGLGFFGVFERIFQFIPQSLTSAMLAGVLLKFGISVFGSLQQSWTFVLSVLAIYLISKKLSTRYSIVITVFAAIFLCPFFIEFHPPDLNWAIAQPVWTTPEFSLSAILGLALPLLVINLASQYLPGLAVIKSYGYPPKVNPILGWTGMTQAVLAPFGCFSINLAAISAAVSLDAQAHPDPQKRYIAGMSGGLCYMLMGLFAATLSNLLMAFPSILITVLAGIALFGTIGHNIALAFQDSHEREAALMTFLFSASNIQFLGIGSAFWGLLLGILVYLLFKSKPKTA from the coding sequence ATGTCAAAACTATTACAAGATTTCTCCCTGCCGGCCGTCATAGCGGGTTTTATGACCTGCATGATTGGCATCAGTGTCTCTGCAGTACTGGTGATTGAAGCCGCTCAAAGTCTGGGAGCAAGTCCGGCACAAATCAGCTCCTGGTTATGGGCACTTGGGATTGGGATAGGCCTTTCAGGATTTTTACTGTCCTGGAAGTATAAATACCCCATTTCAACAGCCTGGTCGACGGCAGGACTGGCCCTGATTATTGCCTCTAATGGACATTATAGTCTGGCCGAAGCGATAGGCGCCTTTTTGGTCTGCGGGCTATTGGTGGCGGGTCTCGGATTTTTTGGAGTTTTTGAGCGAATTTTCCAGTTTATTCCACAAAGCTTGACGTCTGCCATGCTAGCGGGTGTCTTGCTTAAATTCGGAATTTCAGTTTTTGGCAGCCTGCAACAATCCTGGACATTTGTACTGAGTGTACTGGCCATTTATCTTATCTCTAAAAAGCTCAGCACACGCTATAGTATTGTTATCACAGTATTTGCAGCGATCTTTCTATGTCCTTTTTTTATTGAATTTCACCCGCCTGACTTGAACTGGGCTATCGCTCAACCGGTCTGGACCACGCCTGAGTTTAGCCTGTCTGCTATTTTAGGTTTGGCTTTACCTTTGCTGGTTATTAATCTGGCATCCCAATACCTGCCTGGCCTGGCCGTGATTAAAAGCTATGGTTATCCGCCTAAAGTGAATCCGATTCTCGGCTGGACCGGTATGACCCAGGCAGTTCTGGCACCTTTTGGCTGCTTTAGTATCAATCTGGCCGCTATTAGTGCTGCCGTTAGCCTAGATGCCCAAGCACATCCAGATCCACAAAAACGCTATATTGCCGGTATGAGTGGCGGGCTTTGTTATATGCTGATGGGTCTTTTTGCAGCCACCCTGAGTAATTTGTTGATGGCTTTTCCCAGTATTCTGATCACTGTACTAGCCGGCATTGCCCTGTTTGGTACAATCGGTCATAACATTGCGCTGGCTTTTCAGGACAGTCATGAGCGTGAGGCCGCCCTAATGACTTTTTTATTCAGTGCCTCAAATATCCAGTTTTTAGGTATTGGGTCAGCATTCTGGGGACTGTTACTGGGTATCCTGGTGTATCTGTTATTCAAATCCAAACCTAAAACAGCCTGA
- the leuE gene encoding leucine efflux protein LeuE, whose translation MFGITDLTTYIIGTILIVILPGPNSLYVMSIASRFGIKTGYMGALGVYTGDTILILCTALGAASLLHAFPLLFIGLKVVGALYLSYLGIKLIISAYKTFFPRKLVQLHSIDSTASKSPETIRPFRTALTISILNPKAILFYLSFFVQFVDPAYSYPALTFILLALILQIISMSYLSILIFSGIKLATYFNENYKLTATAVALVGLLFCGFGFKLATSTL comes from the coding sequence GTGTTTGGTATCACAGATCTGACGACCTATATTATCGGAACAATTTTAATTGTGATACTTCCCGGCCCGAACTCCCTGTATGTCATGTCAATTGCTTCCCGTTTTGGTATTAAAACCGGTTATATGGGAGCACTCGGCGTCTATACCGGCGATACGATCCTGATTCTGTGTACAGCCTTGGGAGCTGCCTCACTTTTACATGCCTTTCCCCTTTTGTTTATCGGCTTAAAGGTTGTTGGCGCACTGTATTTAAGCTATTTAGGTATAAAACTGATTATTTCGGCTTATAAGACCTTTTTTCCACGAAAATTGGTTCAACTCCATTCAATAGATTCAACAGCCTCTAAAAGCCCGGAGACAATTCGGCCTTTTAGAACAGCCTTGACCATCAGTATTTTAAATCCCAAAGCGATTTTGTTTTATCTGTCATTTTTTGTGCAATTCGTAGATCCGGCCTATTCTTATCCTGCACTCACCTTTATCTTGCTGGCCCTCATTTTGCAAATTATCAGCATGAGCTATCTGTCTATCCTGATTTTTTCCGGGATTAAACTGGCTACTTATTTCAATGAAAACTATAAGTTGACGGCTACTGCAGTCGCGCTGGTAGGATTATTATTCTGCGGCTTTGGTTTTAAACTGGCAACTTCAACCCTCTAA
- the tal gene encoding transaldolase: MTHSALNQLKNLTTIVADSSDLTAIEKFRPLDATTNPSLITAAANQAENKSLIEAAFQQAQQEGYSEDALIERSIDILTVKFGVEILKLIEGRVSTEVDAALSYDTEATIAKAKELLELYAQYGISSDRLLIKIASTWEGIQAAKVLEREGIHTNLTLLFGQHQAHACADAKVTLISPFVGRILDWYKKAEAVDAYPIEKDPGVLSVKNIYTFYKAHRIQTEIMGASFRSIDQVLGLSGCDLLTVAPNLLAELENDFREVQPQLSAAAIPVQADLQPISYAEFQEQLEQDQMTSELLQGGIQGFIKAREQLAALLRETFLSPTEI; the protein is encoded by the coding sequence ATGACTCACTCTGCGTTAAACCAATTAAAAAACTTAACTACTATTGTTGCTGACAGCAGTGATTTAACTGCTATTGAAAAATTTCGTCCATTAGATGCAACAACCAATCCTTCCCTTATTACTGCTGCAGCCAATCAGGCGGAGAATAAAAGCTTAATCGAAGCTGCTTTTCAGCAGGCACAGCAGGAAGGCTATTCAGAAGATGCATTGATTGAACGAAGTATTGACATTTTAACGGTCAAGTTTGGGGTAGAAATTTTAAAGCTCATTGAAGGGCGTGTCTCGACTGAAGTCGATGCTGCCCTGTCTTATGATACTGAAGCGACCATTGCAAAAGCCAAAGAATTGCTCGAACTGTATGCGCAATATGGTATTTCTTCGGATCGCCTGCTGATCAAGATTGCTTCGACCTGGGAAGGAATTCAGGCCGCCAAGGTACTGGAACGAGAAGGTATTCACACCAACCTGACCTTGCTATTCGGCCAGCATCAGGCCCATGCCTGTGCAGATGCCAAAGTCACTCTCATTTCTCCTTTCGTGGGGCGTATTCTGGACTGGTACAAAAAGGCTGAAGCGGTGGATGCCTATCCGATTGAAAAAGATCCGGGCGTATTATCGGTTAAAAATATTTATACATTTTATAAAGCCCATAGAATTCAAACTGAAATCATGGGAGCCAGTTTCCGCAGTATTGATCAGGTGTTAGGACTCAGTGGCTGCGATTTACTGACAGTTGCACCTAATTTGCTGGCTGAGCTGGAAAATGACTTCCGTGAAGTACAGCCACAGCTTTCAGCCGCCGCAATTCCTGTACAGGCCGATCTTCAGCCGATCAGCTATGCCGAATTCCAGGAGCAGCTAGAACAAGATCAAATGACCAGTGAATTGCTGCAAGGCGGAATTCAGGGCTTTATTAAAGCACGTGAACAACTGGCTGCCTTATTACGTGAAACCTTTCTAAGCCCGACTGAAATCTAA
- a CDS encoding LysR family transcriptional regulator, protein MNINQEQLIIFKTVIETGSFSAAARKLGKVPSAVSMSIANLEIDLNLTLFLRKGREPLPTAQALTLYEKTEQLLIEINQWKQQAHALSTGLESALNIVVVSELLHTRWTDYIALLEAEFPSLQINVFSAPQEDALKMLMNQTAQLALMFEREQLENREQFVELKRETLVPVANKAFDLAQYPQVSFEQILQSRQIVVASRDKSIKPELLYSKQYWRTDNHHSACALIMQNFGWGVLPLEMLNENPILKKHLKVLDLLDFTPKFEYFVDLVWSRENQLGAAARFLINHIRNQRKKSVS, encoded by the coding sequence ATGAATATCAATCAAGAACAATTGATCATTTTTAAAACCGTCATTGAAACAGGGTCGTTTTCTGCTGCTGCAAGAAAACTGGGTAAAGTACCCTCGGCAGTGAGCATGTCTATTGCCAATTTAGAGATTGATCTCAATTTAACACTTTTTCTACGCAAAGGTCGCGAGCCTTTGCCTACCGCCCAGGCACTTACACTCTATGAAAAAACCGAACAGCTACTGATTGAAATAAATCAATGGAAACAGCAGGCGCATGCATTAAGCACAGGCTTGGAATCAGCCTTAAATATTGTGGTAGTGTCCGAACTTCTCCATACCCGGTGGACCGATTATATTGCTTTACTTGAAGCCGAGTTTCCAAGCTTACAAATTAATGTATTCTCAGCCCCCCAAGAAGATGCCTTGAAAATGTTGATGAATCAAACTGCTCAACTCGCGCTGATGTTTGAACGTGAACAGCTCGAAAACCGTGAACAATTTGTGGAATTAAAACGAGAAACTTTAGTTCCGGTCGCCAACAAAGCCTTTGATTTAGCCCAATATCCACAGGTCAGTTTTGAACAAATCCTGCAAAGCCGCCAGATTGTTGTCGCCAGTCGGGATAAGAGCATCAAGCCGGAATTATTATATTCAAAACAATACTGGCGTACCGACAATCATCACTCGGCTTGCGCATTGATCATGCAAAATTTTGGCTGGGGTGTGCTGCCTTTAGAAATGCTCAATGAAAATCCGATCCTTAAAAAACATTTAAAAGTACTGGATCTGCTCGATTTCACGCCAAAATTTGAATATTTTGTAGATTTAGTCTGGAGCCGCGAAAATCAACTTGGCGCTGCTGCTCGTTTTTTGATTAATCACATCAGAAATCAGCGTAAAAAATCAGTTTCATGA
- the aceI gene encoding chlorhexidine efflux PACE transporter AceI, with protein sequence MLISKRRIVHALSYEIILLVIIAIALSFIFEVPLEVTGTLGVAMAVTSVIWNMIFNHFFEKFEAKRKLKRTVGVRILHAIGFEGGLLLVTIPMVAYAMNMSLWQAILLDFSMTMCILVYTFIFQWCFDQIEARLGYQPEYR encoded by the coding sequence ATGTTGATTTCCAAAAGAAGGATTGTTCATGCGCTCAGTTATGAAATCATCCTGTTGGTGATCATTGCGATAGCATTAAGTTTTATTTTTGAAGTTCCGCTGGAAGTCACAGGTACTTTGGGTGTAGCCATGGCGGTGACTTCTGTGATTTGGAATATGATTTTCAATCATTTTTTTGAAAAATTTGAAGCCAAAAGAAAATTAAAAAGAACAGTCGGTGTACGGATCTTACATGCGATTGGTTTTGAAGGTGGTCTGCTGCTAGTGACTATTCCGATGGTGGCGTATGCCATGAATATGTCACTCTGGCAGGCGATTCTACTGGATTTTAGTATGACGATGTGTATTTTGGTCTATACCTTTATTTTCCAATGGTGCTTTGATCAGATAGAAGCCCGTTTAGGTTATCAGCCAGAATATCGTTAA
- a CDS encoding OmpW/AlkL family protein, whose translation MKLIKLITPVILLGMTQVASAEQKFKRFSVSAGWLHVMPQGKANPFNINTAVANGTVAKVGTITEEGFLKAIDPNATIQDGANTANLQEYLGTLLENSLINGMMTDGQGNIKESIAGKATLNGLESWSAEGTGLEADDVDTLGLMVNYHLNDHVSLQVIGGIPPKVDIKGKGMITAPLTGNAQPGGLAGLLFPEGLPLDYAVPITDLDKYSKAATARAWTPALQVQYQFGKSGVNKFRPYVGAGLMYAYFNDIELDKGVKSDLVAAGHMIQNIKDDKAGAALDGKVSSGEMRVDVDADDAIAPIVTAGFTYDFSPNWFTAASVSYAKLNNKTKISVINQTSDEQLIHATTKIDIDPIITYLGVGYRF comes from the coding sequence ATGAAATTAATTAAATTAATCACACCTGTAATTTTATTAGGGATGACACAAGTAGCGAGTGCTGAGCAAAAATTTAAACGTTTTTCGGTCTCTGCAGGTTGGCTACATGTGATGCCACAAGGAAAAGCTAACCCTTTTAATATTAATACTGCAGTGGCAAATGGAACGGTTGCTAAAGTAGGCACAATTACAGAAGAAGGCTTTTTAAAAGCCATTGATCCGAATGCAACAATTCAAGATGGCGCTAATACGGCAAATCTACAAGAGTATCTTGGGACTTTACTTGAAAATAGCTTGATTAATGGAATGATGACGGATGGCCAGGGCAATATTAAAGAGTCAATTGCCGGTAAGGCGACCTTAAACGGGTTGGAGAGCTGGTCGGCAGAAGGAACAGGGCTGGAAGCAGATGATGTCGACACTTTGGGTTTAATGGTCAATTATCATCTTAATGATCATGTTTCTTTACAGGTAATTGGAGGGATTCCCCCTAAAGTTGATATTAAAGGAAAAGGCATGATTACGGCTCCATTAACAGGTAATGCACAACCCGGGGGCTTAGCCGGCTTGTTATTTCCAGAAGGATTGCCTTTGGATTATGCGGTTCCGATTACGGACTTAGATAAATATAGTAAAGCTGCTACTGCAAGAGCTTGGACCCCGGCATTACAGGTACAGTACCAATTTGGAAAATCAGGGGTGAATAAGTTCAGACCCTATGTGGGAGCAGGTTTGATGTATGCTTATTTTAATGATATTGAATTAGATAAAGGCGTTAAGTCAGATCTGGTGGCGGCGGGCCACATGATTCAAAATATTAAGGATGATAAAGCGGGTGCAGCACTCGATGGCAAAGTATCTTCTGGAGAGATGCGTGTGGATGTCGATGCGGACGATGCTATTGCACCGATCGTAACCGCCGGTTTTACTTATGACTTTAGCCCTAACTGGTTTACGGCAGCTTCCGTTTCCTATGCGAAACTGAATAACAAAACCAAGATTAGCGTGATTAATCAAACCAGCGATGAGCAATTGATTCACGCAACCACAAAGATTGATATAGATCCCATTATTACCTATCTAGGGGTAGGTTATCGTTTTTAA
- a CDS encoding acetyl-CoA C-acetyltransferase yields MSKTTQENPAVESPVEKVVSKPSTRTKAASKSTHTNSATEKNSTKTTRTRQMSTRTKNSTSTKTASVSKTQPSVQQDNNMSQNTVRRVAIIGGNRIPFARSNGAYFTASNTDMFTAALNGLVERFNLQGQRLGEVVAGAVLKHSRDFNMTRECVLNTALAPETPAYDIQQACGTGLQAAFLVANKIALGQIEVGVAGGVDTTSDAPIAFGDGLRKALLELNIAKTAKDRLKALTKINVKDLMDAPKNGEPRTGLSMGDHQAITTLEWGISREAQDELAASSHQKMAAAYEEGFFDDLITPFLGLERDNNLRPDSSVEKLAKLKPAFGKGDARTMTAGNSTPLTDGASCVLLASEEWAKANGHEVLAYLTFQETAAVDFVEKKEGLLMAPAYAVPRMLERAGLKLQDFDYYEIHEAFASQVLSTLKAWEDPTFCKERLGLDAPLGAIDRAKLNVKGSSLAAGHPFAATGGRIIATAAKLLNQKDSGRVLVSICAAGGQGVTAIIEK; encoded by the coding sequence ATGAGCAAAACAACTCAAGAAAATCCAGCAGTCGAGAGTCCTGTAGAAAAAGTTGTGTCAAAACCATCAACTCGTACTAAAGCGGCCAGCAAAAGTACGCACACAAATTCTGCTACAGAAAAAAATTCGACTAAAACCACGCGTACACGCCAGATGTCTACGCGTACTAAAAACTCGACTTCAACTAAAACCGCTTCCGTTTCAAAAACACAGCCTTCTGTTCAACAGGATAATAATATGAGCCAAAACACAGTTCGCCGCGTCGCTATTATTGGTGGTAACCGTATTCCATTTGCACGTTCTAATGGTGCTTATTTTACCGCGTCTAATACAGACATGTTTACTGCCGCACTGAATGGACTAGTTGAACGTTTTAATCTGCAAGGTCAACGTCTGGGTGAGGTCGTTGCAGGTGCAGTGCTAAAACATAGCCGTGATTTCAATATGACGCGTGAGTGTGTACTGAATACCGCACTTGCTCCTGAAACACCGGCGTATGACATACAGCAAGCTTGTGGTACCGGTTTACAGGCCGCTTTTCTGGTGGCAAACAAAATTGCTCTGGGTCAAATTGAAGTCGGTGTTGCCGGTGGTGTAGATACCACTTCTGATGCGCCAATTGCATTTGGTGATGGCTTACGCAAAGCCCTACTTGAGCTGAACATTGCCAAAACAGCTAAAGACCGCTTAAAGGCTCTAACAAAAATTAATGTCAAAGATCTGATGGACGCCCCTAAAAATGGTGAGCCACGTACCGGCCTATCTATGGGTGATCATCAGGCTATCACTACTCTGGAATGGGGCATTTCACGCGAAGCACAAGATGAACTGGCTGCCTCCTCACACCAGAAAATGGCAGCAGCTTATGAAGAAGGTTTCTTTGATGACCTGATCACGCCATTCCTAGGTCTGGAGCGTGACAATAACCTGCGTCCTGACTCATCTGTCGAAAAACTGGCAAAATTAAAGCCTGCTTTTGGTAAGGGTGATGCGCGTACCATGACTGCAGGTAACTCGACTCCACTGACTGATGGTGCATCTTGTGTACTTTTGGCCTCTGAAGAATGGGCGAAAGCCAATGGTCATGAAGTCCTGGCTTACTTAACTTTCCAAGAAACAGCAGCAGTTGATTTTGTGGAGAAAAAAGAAGGCTTACTGATGGCACCTGCCTACGCAGTTCCACGCATGCTGGAACGTGCAGGCTTGAAACTTCAAGATTTCGACTATTATGAAATTCATGAAGCATTTGCATCACAAGTTCTGTCTACCCTAAAAGCTTGGGAAGATCCTACCTTCTGTAAAGAGCGCTTAGGTCTGGATGCGCCATTAGGTGCAATTGACCGTGCAAAACTGAATGTAAAAGGCTCTTCACTTGCTGCAGGCCATCCATTTGCTGCAACTGGTGGCCGTATTATTGCCACTGCTGCAAAACTGCTGAACCAGAAAGATTCAGGTCGTGTCCTGGTGTCAATCTGTGCTGCGGGTGGTCAGGGTGTAACTGCGATTATTGAAAAATAA
- a CDS encoding 3-oxoacyl-ACP reductase: protein MTDQYQTFAKSPIGKFVIKNLGLPSPTSLERFESATPVVKGAVLFGAAPKSPLTSSIAQVLANIHANSYAGNNSELQHAAAQSGLNLSAFNSGDKESKFKVVIFDASGIENSEQLKSLYEFFNPIARQIQSSGRVLVIGTSPETATSVSQAIAQRALEGFVKSVAKEFKKGIAANLIYVDTGAEDNLESAVRFTISPRSAYVSGQVIRVSKAEKVDVDWAKPLAGKTAVVTGASRGIGEAIAHILARDGAHVICLDVPQQQADLDRVAGEIGGSTLALDITAADAGEKIKAAAAAQGGLDIIVHNAGITRDKTLANMKPELWDLVININLSAIERVNDYLLSNDGLNANGRIICVSSISGIAGNLGQTNYAASKAGVIGVVKFTAPTLKNGITINAVAPGFIETQMTAAIPFAIREAGRRMNSMSQGGHPVDVAEAIAMFASTASSGLNGNVIRVCGQSLLGA from the coding sequence ATGACTGATCAGTATCAAACTTTCGCAAAATCTCCTATTGGTAAATTTGTCATTAAAAATTTGGGGCTGCCATCCCCAACTTCTTTAGAGCGTTTTGAATCTGCAACCCCGGTAGTCAAAGGGGCGGTTTTATTTGGTGCGGCGCCTAAAAGTCCTTTAACCAGCTCAATTGCACAAGTTCTTGCCAATATTCATGCCAACAGTTATGCGGGTAATAATTCTGAACTTCAACATGCAGCGGCACAGTCAGGTTTGAATTTGAGTGCTTTTAATTCAGGCGATAAAGAATCTAAATTTAAAGTGGTAATTTTTGATGCCTCAGGAATTGAAAACTCCGAGCAATTAAAATCGCTTTATGAGTTTTTTAATCCGATTGCCCGTCAAATTCAAAGCTCTGGCCGAGTGCTGGTCATCGGTACTAGCCCTGAAACTGCAACCTCGGTGAGTCAGGCGATTGCTCAACGTGCACTGGAAGGTTTTGTCAAATCAGTCGCTAAAGAGTTTAAAAAAGGGATTGCGGCAAACCTGATCTATGTGGATACCGGTGCTGAAGATAATCTTGAATCAGCTGTACGTTTTACGATTTCTCCGCGCTCAGCTTATGTATCAGGTCAGGTGATTCGGGTATCCAAAGCTGAAAAGGTCGATGTGGACTGGGCGAAGCCGCTGGCAGGGAAAACTGCTGTGGTGACAGGTGCAAGTCGTGGTATCGGTGAAGCCATTGCACACATACTGGCACGTGATGGCGCACATGTCATTTGTCTGGATGTTCCGCAGCAGCAAGCTGATCTGGATCGTGTTGCAGGGGAAATTGGTGGTTCTACATTAGCACTTGACATTACCGCAGCTGATGCAGGCGAGAAAATCAAGGCAGCTGCCGCAGCACAGGGCGGTCTGGATATTATTGTGCATAATGCAGGCATTACGCGTGACAAGACACTAGCCAATATGAAGCCTGAACTTTGGGATCTGGTAATTAATATCAACTTGTCTGCAATTGAACGTGTGAATGACTATCTGCTTTCCAATGATGGCCTGAATGCAAATGGCCGCATTATCTGTGTATCTTCTATTTCAGGTATTGCAGGTAACCTGGGTCAAACCAACTATGCAGCGTCTAAAGCCGGCGTGATCGGGGTGGTAAAATTCACAGCACCGACATTAAAAAATGGTATAACTATTAATGCCGTGGCACCGGGTTTCATTGAAACGCAAATGACTGCTGCAATTCCATTTGCGATTCGTGAAGCGGGACGCCGTATGAACTCCATGAGTCAGGGTGGCCATCCAGTGGATGTGGCAGAAGCTATTGCTATGTTTGCATCGACCGCATCTTCTGGTTTAAATGGCAATGTGATTCGTGTATGTGGCCAGAGCCTGTTAGGGGCTTAA
- a CDS encoding MaoC family dehydratase: MNTRHFSQLPKPYLAYPKVIRGLVFKKPKAEKVLPQVEYVVDSFKVDQKHLKIYNEVCGFKNNGYIPAIYLTVLSQSLQMHMMTSEAFPFPILGLVHIRNQVKQYRKIGVNESLMLSCKFGELQPHDKGMQFDFITTVKAGDQVVVEALTTYLCRQKNSVKAAAKVAENKTPAYQLNGEWEVSENTGRRYAMTSGDFNLIHIHALTAKAFGFKQAIAHGMWSKAKALANLSLPDAYEADVWFKLPVYLPSKVEFLTAQAVNETDFLIRNSKNQKPHVSGSVKAI, encoded by the coding sequence ATGAATACGCGCCATTTTAGTCAACTTCCAAAACCTTATTTAGCTTATCCAAAAGTGATTCGAGGTTTGGTTTTCAAAAAGCCAAAAGCTGAAAAAGTTCTGCCGCAAGTTGAATATGTGGTGGATTCATTTAAGGTGGATCAGAAACATCTGAAAATCTATAATGAAGTTTGTGGCTTTAAAAATAATGGTTATATCCCAGCGATTTATTTGACTGTACTTTCTCAAAGCCTACAAATGCACATGATGACTTCGGAAGCATTTCCATTTCCGATTCTGGGTCTGGTGCATATTCGTAATCAGGTCAAGCAGTATCGTAAAATCGGGGTCAATGAATCTCTCATGCTATCCTGCAAATTTGGTGAATTGCAGCCGCATGACAAAGGTATGCAATTTGATTTCATTACTACGGTGAAAGCAGGTGATCAGGTTGTAGTTGAAGCGTTGACGACTTATTTATGCCGTCAAAAGAATAGTGTTAAAGCTGCCGCCAAAGTAGCAGAAAATAAGACACCCGCGTATCAGCTGAATGGCGAATGGGAGGTTTCTGAAAATACTGGCCGCCGTTATGCTATGACTTCAGGGGACTTTAACCTGATTCATATTCATGCGCTCACTGCAAAAGCATTTGGTTTTAAACAGGCGATTGCCCACGGAATGTGGAGTAAAGCCAAAGCTTTGGCTAATTTATCATTGCCTGATGCATATGAGGCAGATGTCTGGTTTAAGTTGCCAGTGTATTTGCCTTCCAAAGTGGAATTCCTGACTGCACAAGCCGTCAATGAAACCGACTTCCTGATTCGAAACAGTAAAAATCAGAAACCGCATGTGAGTGGTAGCGTAAAAGCAATTTAA